The Tamandua tetradactyla isolate mTamTet1 chromosome 6, mTamTet1.pri, whole genome shotgun sequence genome contains the following window.
ACAGTATGATACCTTCAATCTTCAACCActctcccctcaaaaaaaaaaaggaaaagaatttaacAGAATCTCAAACTGCTTGGAATACTTATTTATTTGGTCTATTAACACCAAGATCTGCAAAAAACAATCTCTAAACACAGGATAAGAAAACCTGAACATTAACATTCTTCTTCAACATTTGTGTAAGCTGTGCAGTACGGAAAATATACAAACTTCAAACAGCTGCAAAAATAGTGTCTTTGGGCGAAAATAGAGTTTCTACATCAATACAAgaaaaataggcatttttctaatcCATCCCAGACCTGGGCAGGTAGAGGGGGTAGTCGCCACTTGCTACCTAGAGGAATGCCAGCTCTCCCTCCCCCCACTGCTCTCCTGGGGCTGGACAGGCTGGGCTGCTGCTTAAGTCAAGGTTTCCAAAAGTGAGATGAAAATGCCACTTGGGAAAACCCTTGGTTTCCCCTCTGCCAGCAGCTGAATTGATCAAGTGTTACGGCACTGTAGGGCTGCTTTGGTCAGCTCCTCCAATGAGAGGACGGCATGGGGATAGAGGCTGAGAAACCAAAGCATCCATCTTCTGGTCTCTTCTTCTGTGTGTGTGgatgaggaggagaaggaaagagagctaTGGCATTCTCTCTCCTTCAGTAGAGCCAGTGTGCTCTACGACAAGGACGAGGGCCTCATATATAGTCCTTTGGATTCACACCTAAGGATGGGGGACCCAAGACCTTCTGGATAAGTTTTCCACCAAGTGAGGGAGGCAGCAGGAACACAAATGTGAGTTGTAAGCCACCTGGCCACTCGTGGAGAAGGCCGGTCCCCTCATGTTAGGAGGGGTCAGTGTCCATCAGAAAGAGGACCAGGACTTTGACACAAGAAATGAAAGTGCTCGAAGGCCAAGAGGGAAAAGCCCCTCTATCTCCCATCTCAGGGGACCTAGGGAGGGGCCTGCCACCAAGGCACTGTTCTCCATGGTAATGCGGTGGGGCTGGGGGCCCTCAGACTACCAGGGAGCTCTGGAAAAGCACGGGCTCTTCTGATGGTGGGGTGCGCTGCCATGGCTCAAATGGCAGTGGGGAGGCCTTAGAGGCCTCTGGATCCTTCCGAGGTGGTGgcctggggctggagggaggAATTGGAGACCCTGGGGTTGAAGGGCAGTTACGGAAGATGAAGCCCATGCTGGGAAAGAGAGGTTTCATCAAGCTGACAGGACAGAAGGCCGAGCCGGTTGGGTTGAAATGGACTTTGTTCTTGTCAGGACAGGAAGTCAGGAAGGTCAGGTCAGGACCTGGGGACCTGAAAGATATATATAGAGAAACACATAGGCATACACTTAGAGAAACAATCGATGAGAAAGGATGAGAGATGTTACAGGGAGTAGGGGAGCTGGGCCTTTCTTTGTACAAGCAGGATGGTAActtgagcagaaaataaaaggcCACAATCTTAAGGTTCCTCAGTTCTCTATTTATTAGAAATATGGCTAATAACAGGAAATATACTTCAGCTAAAAGCAGGAGAGATTTCATTAGTGAACAGTGTTTTGAGGGCAGACCACTTGCCTGTAAGCAGAGATCTAGGCAAGGTGGTTTCCAAGACTCTTTATAGCCTAAAGCTTAGTTTCTCAACCGCAGAACTATTGACATTTAGGGCTaggtaatttttttgttgtggGCAACTGTTCTGTACATCAGAGGATATTaggcagcatccctggcctctacccactagatgccttTACCCCCCCCCCAGTTGTgtcaaccaaaaatgtctccagacattgcaaaAAAGAATCTAATTCTTGAGCACAGTTGAGAGGTGTGATTTTTCAAAACCCTTGTTGAGAGGAGAGAGGACAGTGACAATTAGTGGAGAAGCTGACCTTATAAGAGATTGAGCTCACTGTGTATGGTCTTGGCCTTATCTGTCTTACCTTTAATATGGGAAAAATCATCCCTATCTTTCCAACAACTAGGGAAAGTAGAAGCATAAAAGTAGGACAGGTCAGTGAGTACTAGAGGAATGAATCCTTATGATGAAAAAAAGTGACTGACCCATGGTTAGAGGGAAGACAGCACTGAGAAGCTGCTGGTTGTAGAGATTTCAGTTGAAAAGGTAAATGTGAGGGAAGATTGTGAAGCTCTGTCACCAAAGATTCCCCACTGATAACCTTTTTCCTTTATCCTTTTTGTTGAagtatagtgtatatatatatatagaaaaatgcaCTTAGTGTACAGGTTGAAAAattgattaatattttaattctagaATCCTATTAATTCCAAGGCCTAGGAAGAAGAGTGAGGTGAGAGAAAGAGGGCAGAGGCTGGCATAGGGTTAGAAGAGGCTGATGAAAGCAAAAGGTCCAGATGCTGGATGTGTTGGGAAGGCCTGGGGGTCCCAGAAGATTCCCCAGTGGCAAGGTATTCCTTGACCAAGAAGGGTTTAAAAGAATCCCACTTTATGGAGGAGTGGGGCATGAGCAGGAGAGGGAAGGCTCTGGGAGTCTGCACACACGTGAGGCAGGTGGCCAACAGGAAACCAAGCAACACTTAGAGAACCAGGGCATCCAAGATGACCCCAAACAGCATATCTCCTTCCCCAGAAATTCCAGGCAATCTTAGATGGTACAGCAGCAAGGAAGAGGAAACTGGCAAAACAACAGCTAAACTTCCCTAATAGGAAAGTTGGTAAAATGAAGGGACCTCAATGAGCTAAAGGATTATCTCAGGATATCTTAGAAAGTAATTGACGGATCATCTCCTCCCTTAAATGATTTAACATAGAGGCTGAAAACTCGATCAAATGACTTTAAGACCTCTTCTAGCATTAAGAGTCTATGCAAGAATCAAGATGACCTAATTTCCACCAGCAATTCCAGATTGTGATTACTCTGCTATAATGTGCATTGGCGGGGAGAGTGTAAGAGCCCCTAAACTACCTTAAGCTACAAGATCTGGCctcttgcctcacaacttctcaGAGAATCAAGGAATACTGAAGGGAAACCAGACAACAGTGATGATGGTAGCAAAAACCTGGTGGTGATGATTTCCTCCAAAACCCATACTCTGGGTTATAAATGTGCCATCATGGGATGCCCCCTTCCTCTTTTAGGATACAGATAGTGCTCTCAAGACCCAAAACCCCGTCCCAGCTAAACCTCCACTCACAGACCATGATTAAACTTCTTGTCTGCCATTCTTGTCTGGAAACCACAACTTCCAGTAATGCCCTGATGGGTATTAGGCTGGCAGGGGGAAATGAAATTAGTTCTTACATGCCTGCTAAGGGGGACAGTCTGGGGCAATTGGAAAGGTCAGCTCTCAGTCCTCCTAGCTAGTGTGAGGAAACCACAGTAAATAAATCAACCTACAAATGGCTTCTGAATAATCCATTCTGGTTAGGGAATATTCCATAGTCATAAGTAAGTTGTAGTGACTGGAAGTTTCTGTCTGGGAGTTCATGACACTTGACCCACACTACAGCCACAGGGTGAAGACTTGACTGGAAGCAACTAGAAAACCGTCTAAGCTCCCCGTTCCACCCCAGTGGGGATGAAACACTTCTAATCTCTGCCTTTAGAGGACAACTGGTatgttccttcctttcctccaaacctcctctctccctccctctttcagATTATGGTCTAGCAAATTCTCACACCTTCCGTggggatggaaaaaaatagaagaaacaaaGGGCTTAGGTTTCAGGTATCTTTCCTTTCTAGCTCTTGCTGCGCTGGTGGCTGGCATGTGGGCAGAGAGCAGGTTTCTATGGAGATAGTGATAAGCAAAGATTTATGCGCTCAAGGTAGGTAATGTCAACAAGTCTGATCATGGAAAAACTGCAATACCGATAATCTAAAGTTGACAACACCTCCATGACCAGAGTGTTCAAAACTGAAGAAGGACCTGTCAGGCGGGGTAATGTAGGGCTAAccctctctccctgcccctctctcCCACTCCCTGTCCACCTGATGTACTCACGTGGCCTCTTCAAACACACGCACTCTCTCACAGCCTTCTGGGGGTTCCCGTTTGAAGACATAGCTGTGATTGGGCCGaggggaggcagcaaaggcaagAATTGGAGATGGACTGCCATCTTCAAGGAAGGCCGGGTGGCTTGGAGAGGAGGCTGCAAACAGAGCAAGGCTGAGTCCACGGAGCTGAAGGAAAGACCTCTGCTTTCCTTGGCTCAGGTCTTGGGTATAAGGGGGTGAGGTTGGGAGACAGGGTAAGGTAGGTGGTGGTAGTTGTGCTGACCCAGTTTGTTTATACTCTATTccaccttaaaaagaaaaaaacaaacttgagGCAGTGAACAGAAACAGACTTTAACAGGATAAAAAAAGTGTAGTTGAACTGATGGAAAAATAAGGTATGATACCAATTCTGTGTTACCGCGAGGGAGACTGAGGTTGGTACTGCAAATCTCAGGCTGAAAGGAATCCTTACTTCTGCCTGTCTCCCTCCATCCAAAACTGCAATTCCCTGCCTACCAACCTACCACAGCGTCTTCCTTTCCACAGACTTGAAAATCTATCCCTTCTTCCAGGAGGAGCCCTCGTACTGACTCAGAGAAGCAATCTTTACTCAACCCCACTTGTAGGCTGGGATAAAATTCCTCACTTACCACATAGCACATGTACTTTGGCTAGGCTGCAAATATTGACTTTATCAGTATTTATCTCACATTTATTCCTTATTACTCTATGGTATATTTACCTGTGTATATTGTTAGATCTTGCCCTTGACCAACCTGCCTCTTGGGGTTGCTGTGAGAATCAAATTAGACCTTGCAGGCAACAGGGCTTTATAATGTAAGGACCCTTATTATTAGAAGGTAGGAATGCTACCTCATTTTCTCAGTGAAGCAGGCAAGGTACAGAGGCAAGTAGAAATTTGGAGTCAGAAAATTTGGGTTTCAGTCTGGGTCAGACTGTATGACCCTAGGCAAGAGATGACATATTCTTATTTTAGATCATTCGACCTATCATTGAAACCCATTGCTAGTAATGGGCCTAATGGAAACTTGAACAGAGACTTTCCATTACTGCTGAACTTGAGCCAAAAAATGGGGAAATGAAGGATTGCTTCTTTGGATTacagtgagaattaaataaaagtaTAGGTTACAGAgactttataaattataaatcagaaaataatgtaaaggaccattattattattggtaTAATGCATGAAATAAAGATGACACCTAAAGATATTTTGATTGGTTAACAGGTAAAAAATGCTGGGCTGGAATTGattagagaaggaaaaggagggagaCTCTCCTATCCTCCTGTGTTGGCCCTGCTGCCCTGGCCTCCTCAGCTTACCTTTGTCATTGGGGACGGATGCCAGGTCCTCAGCTGTACCCCGGTGCTCCTCACGGCTGGCCCGGCCAGAAGGCTGGGGGGATGCCAAGGGCACAGAGGGTGAGCTGGGAAGGTTGCCAGGCTCCAGGGGAAGGAGGGAATGATCACAGCTGGTGCTCTGTGGTGGAGCTGGTGCACGGTGCCCATCAGGAACATCGAGGATCTTACAGGGAAGAAGGTGGATACAGATGCTCAGTTTCCACCTGGAAATGATTTCAGGTACCCAAAACCAATTTCTAGGTCACCTGACCAAGAAATTCTGATTCTCTACTCCACCCCTGCCTCTTGATTCCACAGGCAGAAAATAACCGGTTTGGGTgaagaaatacatatattcatacatcTTACCAAAAAAAGACACTCAATTCCCTATCTTTTGGGGCAGTACTGCAGTGAGCCTATCATACTCTTCTTGCCATTATTCTCATCTTCTGTTCCTAACACAATGACAACAGAACCCCACTTTCTCCAGCCATTTATTTCCCCAGCCACCCCCACAATCTAACATAGACCTCTTGTTTCTCTCATAGCactctgttcttttccttcacAGCACCTGCAGCCAATTTGTAAGTATAAGTTTATTTTTGCGATTTCATCAATCACATACCCCACACATACATTAGGCTAGAAGAttcatgagggcagggaccttCTGTGTGGTGCTGGGCTCTGGAGACACAAAGGTGAATGATGCATGGCGGCTACCCACAAGGCAGGCAGCTTCATTATGGAAGCAAACCACCAAGAGGGTGTCAGTGCAGGACAAGTGTGCAGATCATTACCATGCATTAAATACTCTGCCCAACCctaccccccccctttttttaacatTCCATGGTACTTATACCCATAGCCTATCACATCGAGTGTACGTGTTTTGGTGTGTATAAAATTCTACATGTATCCAAATTAAAAACCAACCAGTAAGTAAAGCATAAACCGAGGAGTATGACCATTAGAATTATATTAATACTGCCCTACTGGAACTCCCCAATGGTATTGTGTCAGTATAAAAATGTGCCTTGAGACTGCAGAATTCTgcctgggagtggggtggggtagaAGGTTGCCCAGGGGCACCTGGGCAGTGAGGGATGCATGCATTTTACCAggaagagatggagggaggggaaGTGCCATGCAGGCAATGAGGCAGCATGGACTAAGGCATGGGTGGGTGATGGTCCCAAGGACACAGGGAACGGGGAGCCAGTGGTTTGGGAGAAGAATGATGCCTTGCCCATTCCTCTCAGCCGGGGACCTTCCTCTCTGCCAATCCTGGCTCCTTCTCTTTCTACTCACCACAAGCCTCCCCCAATTACACCCAACCACCTCTGCTGTCCCTGTAGCTAAGTGCATCTGGGACTAAAAAACTCAATTTGTGCTCCATTCACAGAATGCTGCTTGTACATTGCTTTTTCACGGCCTGTGAATACTTGGAAACCAAGACTCCTTTCTCCACCCCATCTGGGACTCAGAAAGAAGGTGACTGTCAACACATCCAGGGTGTGGTTACCACTCACCCTCAGCAGCTCCTCTTCACCCTGCTCCTTCACAAACACCTCCTCCAGCTCTTGGTTGAGCCCTTCCAGGCTCCTGTGGAGGCAGGGGCTGAGTCGCAGGACAGGGCACCCTGAGGGGAAGCTAAAAGGGGATGCCTGAGGAGGAGACAAATGAAGCAGTCACACGAAGTCCCACCTAAACAGTTACTGGTTAAGAGGGGGTACTGAGTGCTTTTGAGGGTCTTGTCTACACTGTAGAACCAAGTGAACAGAGAAGGATTTGGGGACAGTTACTGATTGCAATAGGTCCACTAATTGAGGCTTGGACCAGAAATTAGAGTGGTGAGAAGCCTACAGTGTGCCTTTAGAGTCTGCAGGAACATCAGCGTCTCAGTTTTATTGAGAGTgaagagagagacatttggaAGAGCAAGAAGACTTTCCAATGTCACTCAGCAAGTCCAAGTTTGGACCAAAACTTTACCTGGTCATAAAGCAGGCAACGAGGTGGTGTACAGCAGCTGCAAGGTTTGCGAGAACTCTGCCCACCCTGGGGAACCTGACTaggaggaggcagagagagaagcaTTGGGAGAGAAAGCATACCTTCAGTGCTCCCCGCACGGCATGGTCCCCTTGGAGTGGGGAGCCCCgttccttctctttcccactgCGGCTCAGCTTTGTCCTCTGCAGCTGTTGCTTCAACTTGGAAATCTGGCAgcccagagaaggaagaggagaggcaGGTGAAGCAAAGCAGAAATGCATTGGGTCCCTCCTCCCAGGTGTGGCCCTGCCAGAGATCCATGAAGATATTTGAAATACGTTTCAAAATAGCACAGTGGTGGCAAAATTTGTGATGATAGTAGGTTCTTCAGGCAAGCTGGATTCCTTACCAAttagatttgattttttaaacttaTCATGTATTCCATATATGGCTCAGCTGCCAAAAATAAAATACCCAAcaatgaaactattttgtcttcAGAGTCCAAAGCCATGGGGTATTCTATTAATAGAAATGGAAACTGACATTTCTGAATGTAAGGGCAATTTACTCCTCAAAGTACATTCACAACTATCTCAGAGTTCCTGAGACGCATTTTAAAGTGGACCACAATGGGCAAGGGATAAGATCTCATAAAGGAATATCAGATTTTGTACTGACTTCCACATCTTGTAACAATTATGAACTAGCaacaataattttgaatattatcCCTGTCACATTTCTAATTCTGGACCTCCTTGCCCTTGGCTGGCTGATGCTCGGGGGATGTGAGCTATTCAGATGTGGGTCTATGTTCAGTggaattcagagagcagagctgcTATCTATGGCCATAGAATCTATGACTACCTAAGAAGAAAGGGTGTTTACATTTGCTCCTGTGTATCAGTAATACCATGACTCCCTGCCCTTGGTGTGAATTACTTGCTTCCTCTGATAATTGAAAACTTTGAATCTTTTGTATTTCCCACTAGTCTTAAAGTCAACAGTGCATTTTTcacttcatatttattttatcattgttcTTGGCAATGAGGAGGGCAGAAGATACTTTCCCTATAAAGGGACCAGGATCCAAGCAACTTGACCCACATAGGAGCCATCACACAGCAGCCAGGTCAGAGCTGATTTGAGAGCCTGGAATTCCAGCCTATGGCTTTCTCTACTTAACCTCGATGATTTGAGCATTCCTGAGGGAGAGGGAGGGCCaggaaaaaagtgtttgcaacaCATAactatttttctctccttctgaaaatcagactagatgaaaaaataaatttaaaaaaactaggCAAAAAAAACTCAGGCTGGGTAAATAGTTAAATAGCCAATGAGGTTGGGGGCTTCCAGCTGGCTCCCAGGAACTCACTCTCTGACTTACTTGAGTCTCTGAATCTGGATCCAACATCAAAGTCAAGGCAAACAAGGCAGCTTGAACCTTGTGCTTGGCTGCTGGAGGCCATTAGCAGTGCTGGCCACGCCCTTCCCTGGTTGGGCTCAAGGCCTGGCCATCAGCAGGCTAGAAGTCAGATACCAAGGAGCCATCTCATTAGGAAAAGGCAAGGTAGAGGCAAGTGAGAAGAGAAATGTGATTCCACTCTGGGGCAGACATATCAATCACCTGTGCTGGTCATTAGCGAAGAGGCAGCTACCCTAGCCAGGGAATCCAAGGGAGCAGTTACCTCTCTTCGGTGGTCTGTGCTGCCCCAGGATGCTGAGCGCTTATGTGTACAGGAGATGGCCTGCTCTCCTTCCTGCTCTTGCCAGGACAGAGGGGTCTGAAGGGAGAGAAACAGTGAGACAGAGCAGCTTCTCAGGTGGTCACTGGGGAAGGAGACACACGACTTCCTGAACAGAGGTGGTGGGCCTTCACGTCTGCTGTCTGCTCTGCTGTCAACCTCCTCAATGTCACCAGCTTGTTTTATTCATTCAAGCTTCTCCCCCTTCACAGCCTCCTTCCCAATGCACATCCTTCAGGAAAACTTCCCTGATGAACCAGCAAGGTCAACCTGTCCTTTACCCTATTAACAACTTGACAGAGGCCCCCTGTCTTCAGTCCCTAATCACAGCAGGAAACTCCTATATAGTGCAATGCCTCAAGCCTGCACACAGAATAAGTGTTGGGGGCCCCAAAGCCCGCCTAAACAAGCAGGGAGAAGACACCTTCAAAACTCTGGGCCCAGCCCTGATTCCTGATTCCTCTTGGCTTTATCACTACTCCTTCTCCCAGGCCCTGCTCTGCCCCTCATGAAAACAGGGCTCTCAGTCTGTTTTCCTCCCTCTCCTGCTGCATGAAAGACAAAAGGCGCACTATCAAGGCAGGTGGAACTGTAGACCCACTTCCTTAGCCCCTAGTCAAAGTGGGGGCTGTTGGCTCTAAGCACCAAGTGGAGGAGGACTGGACCCCTTCCCGCCAATTATTTCCACTTCCATTCCAAAGGAGACCCAAGGGGGATTGCTGCAGAGGAACCAGCTCCTCTCTAACTTCTTTGCACATGTTGCCAAAAACATGAGGGCCTGGGAACTGTCTCCTCCAACAGATCTGCTGATCTGCCCCAAGAGGTTGTTGCAAACAGAAAAGGGGGaggataaaggaaggaaaaaaaataaggcaacTCACCATCTAACAGCTGTTAAGAAGAGCTTGGCAGGGGCAGTCAGAGCAGGATTGTGAGACAGCTGCAGCGGAGAGGGCCACGAGGAGACTAAGTCtcccagctcctcctcctcccacatGCCCACTGATCAAAATGTTTACTGGGCTGTGAGACACAGCCCCAGTGTGACAACTGTCCTTATTTCTTTGGCCTCATCCTAGCATCCCAAGGGAGATTACCCATAGATTCATTCTCTCACAATTCCCTTGTTTAGGAAAAGGGCAGACAGCAACCCTTCAGGCCTGTACTTAAGACCTATACACAAAGCCCTCTAGGTGAATCTGGCTCTGACAGTGTGTGGAAACCAAGCCCCTGTCCCTCTCAGCCACGGTGTTATCAGACAGGGTCTCAGAAAAGACTGCTGCATATACTGAAAAGTGAAGAAGAAGCCGTTCTCCCTCCCCTGCTCACCTTGGCCCAGCAGACACATCAATGGTTCTCCCTTCCCAGCTCCAAAGCTAGCCCTACAGATTGCAAATTAACCTGCTAACCAAGCTAACCAAAAGCTCTCAAACCCATGCAAGCCTGCTATCCCTGAAAAAGTAGCAGAGGCTCTAAAGGAGGGTTGACAAAAGTGAAAGTGATACTGCCCATTTCTCCTTCTCTGGAAAGATCCTGTACTCACAGGTGGGTGGTGAGAGGTAGGGAAAAACAGCCCCACTCAGGCTCGCCTAACATCTCTTGTGCAACCTCTTCAACTGCCTTCTTTTCTCTGGGATATGTGAGGGGCTGGAAGTCTGACACAGGCTAGCATATGAGTTTAGAAAGGATGTGAAAATCATGGAAGCTAGGATCATCTTCTCTCTTAATCCATTTCACTCCACCTCTCTCTGCTAAACATCTTGTAGCAACGATGGCCTACTCTGTGTAAACTATACAGCTGAGGCCACCTCTTTTGTCTAAAGGCCCTTTCCTGGCCAGAGATCACCGTGTTTACCTCATCTCATGGGCTTTCCATACTTGACTCTTTGTCTTACCCCGTCAACCTATCTCCATCTCCTTTTTCATACCTTACTCCTTGACCTCTGTCCTTCTACAGACTGGACTCCCCAATTAAGATACCCTTCCCCACCAACTTTTCCCATCAGGAGGCTTCCTTACCTTATATGCAGAGAGCTGACTACCCCTTTGCTCTGTGTCTCATCTGTACCTGAGTTCATGGTATATGTCATTCATGCATTTGACAAATAATTACCAAATACATACCATGTGCCAGATAGTATTCTAGGTGTGAGTGATACAGCTtggcacaaacaacaaaaatctcTGTCCCCCCTgaatttatattatagttagaaGAGATATCTTACACAGCAATAAGTGCTaagacaaaaaacacaaaaaagaaaggggaTAGGAATGTTAGTGGGGGgttataattttaaataccaTGCCAGGAAGTCCTCACTGAGAGGTAACAAAATCTGAATAAAAAATTGAAGGTAGTGAGGCAGTGAGCCATGGGGATAGCTGAGGTAAGAGTGTTCCAGAAGGAGGGAACAACACGTGTGCTGAAGGAGGAATGAGCTGGTGGAGTTCAAGAGTACAAAGggggccagtgtggctggagcagagtgaagGAAGACAGACGAGTAGGAGATGAGGTGAGCAGGTGTGGGAGGTTGGAAAATGTTAATTTTCCCAGGTCCTAAATACCTGGAGCCTGTAAATATTACCTAATATGATAAAATTTTTGCAGCTATGATTAAGTTAAGGCTCCTGATATGAAGAGAGTAtactggattatctgggtgggccctaaatgccatcccaagtgtccttataagaaggaggcAAAGGGAGATTAGACAGAGACAAGAGGAGGAGGCAATGTggccacagaggcagagattggagtgatgtggctATAAACCAAGGAATGACAGCAGCCATCAGAAGCTGGACAAGgcaaggaatggattctccccCTAGAGCCCCTGAGGGAATGTgggcctgctgacaccttgatatCAGCCTAGTGAAACTGAATTTGGCTTACTGcatcagaactgtgagagaacacATTTCTGTTGATGTAAGCCACTAAGTTTGAGGTTACAGTAGCCTCAAGACCCTAACACAAGTAGGTTATCATGTGTTTAAACTTATTTACATGCTGGCATTGAATATTCTTTAGGCAGGCATGTGCATACAGGTGGGCTTTTATTCTTTCCCAGAATGGGGAGTGTCAAGACTATGCCCTGTTTTCCAGTGTCCCAGGGTAGATGGGACCTTCCGCGTCTAAGTCTCTCTATGGAGGTCTGGACCAGGGTTCTTCTCAGAGCACAGGAAAGTTACAGCTAAGGAAAGATGCCATTTGAAGAGCTATGCTTTTGGCTACAAAGGTCAAACTGTGCTGCCCAACAGCACTGAAGTCATCATTCCAAATGATTCTTGAGCAGGGTAGAGCTCAAACTCAACAGACCAAAAAAAATACGTTTGTCAAGGGGACTCATGCACTGGAACAAACTTATTTTTAATACCCTGGCCCAGGGAGAAGAAGAGCTGCTTACTCACAAACCATGACTAGGAACAGTGCACTGTAAAAATGATGCTCAAATTATGCAAAACTGGATATGTGTCAGACCAAGGAAGACTTGTCTGGGATTCTCAGATCCCAGAGCAACATGAGAAAGGATAACTTGGGTGTGGGGAAGGTTCCCAGACAACAGCCTATTTTAACAAGATGGTGGAGGTAGGATGGAACTGAAAACCTCCAAACAGGAGCCTATTTTTTTGCCCCCAATCCAACCAGGTTTCTACCTGGACTTCATGGTCAGAGGCAGGAAGAGGCTGGCCCACGCTGTCTTCATGGTCTTGGAAGCTGAGGAAGCTTCACAGGCAGATCTAGGTTGGGCGCTGGGGCATAAAACCCACTCTACCATGCAGAAGCAAAGAGCAACCTGCCATGGTATAGATGGTCAGTGACCACATGTAAAATTGAAATTCAGCAGGGAATCAGCCCTCAGGACTCCagccaaacaaaaagaaaggagaaggttCTGAGACTAGCCTGCTGGCCAGAACTCTGGCTACAAGTGATCAAAGTTGCCTTCTCTGGCTCTACAGGAACTATATAACCCTCAGATTTCCCACCATGCTCCCACT
Protein-coding sequences here:
- the FAM117A gene encoding protein FAM117A isoform X2, which codes for MGAKERKEGAESTRAEGARARSRDGGAHCWDPACRESGPGASVPCSVTPEKSVCRPQPPQVRRTFSLDTILSSYLLGQWPRDADGAFTCCTNDKATQTPLSWQEQEGEQAISCTHKRSASWGSTDHRREISKLKQQLQRTKLSRSGKEKERGSPLQGDHAVRGALKASPFSFPSGCPVLRLSPCLHRSLEGLNQELEEVFVKEQGEEELLRILDVPDGHRAPAPPQSTSCDHSLLPLEPGNLPSSPSVPLASPQPSGRASREEHRGTAEDLASVPNDKASSPSHPAFLEDGSPSPILAFAASPRPNHSYVFKREPPEGCERVRVFEEATSPGPDLTFLTSCPDKNKVHFNPTGSAFCPVSLMKPLFPSMGFIFRNCPSTPGSPIPPSSPRPPPRKDPEASKASPLPFEPWQRTPPSEEPVLFQSSLVV
- the FAM117A gene encoding protein FAM117A isoform X1, with the protein product MAGAAAGGRGGGAWGPGRGGTGGLRRGCSPPAPAGSSRAGLQPLRATVPFQLQQPHQRRDGGGRAASVPCSVTPEKSVCRPQPPQVRRTFSLDTILSSYLLGQWPRDADGAFTCCTNDKATQTPLSWQEQEGEQAISCTHKRSASWGSTDHRREISKLKQQLQRTKLSRSGKEKERGSPLQGDHAVRGALKASPFSFPSGCPVLRLSPCLHRSLEGLNQELEEVFVKEQGEEELLRILDVPDGHRAPAPPQSTSCDHSLLPLEPGNLPSSPSVPLASPQPSGRASREEHRGTAEDLASVPNDKASSPSHPAFLEDGSPSPILAFAASPRPNHSYVFKREPPEGCERVRVFEEATSPGPDLTFLTSCPDKNKVHFNPTGSAFCPVSLMKPLFPSMGFIFRNCPSTPGSPIPPSSPRPPPRKDPEASKASPLPFEPWQRTPPSEEPVLFQSSLVV
- the FAM117A gene encoding protein FAM117A isoform X3 codes for the protein MGAKERKEGAESTRAEGARARSRDASVPCSVTPEKSVCRPQPPQVRRTFSLDTILSSYLLGQWPRDADGAFTCCTNDKATQTPLSWQEQEGEQAISCTHKRSASWGSTDHRREISKLKQQLQRTKLSRSGKEKERGSPLQGDHAVRGALKASPFSFPSGCPVLRLSPCLHRSLEGLNQELEEVFVKEQGEEELLRILDVPDGHRAPAPPQSTSCDHSLLPLEPGNLPSSPSVPLASPQPSGRASREEHRGTAEDLASVPNDKASSPSHPAFLEDGSPSPILAFAASPRPNHSYVFKREPPEGCERVRVFEEATSPGPDLTFLTSCPDKNKVHFNPTGSAFCPVSLMKPLFPSMGFIFRNCPSTPGSPIPPSSPRPPPRKDPEASKASPLPFEPWQRTPPSEEPVLFQSSLVV